The genomic DNA GGGATGAAGAAAATCCGTTCTACAAGAATTATGACTACCTACTGGAACTTGCTAAGGAGTACGATGTAGTCTTGAGCCTAGGGGATGGGCTTAGACCAGGAGGATTGCCAGATGCCGGAGATGAGCTACAAGTAGCGGAACTTTACACACTGGGAAGGCTCGTTAGAAGGGCGAGAGAAGCTGGAGTTCAGACAATGGTTGAAGGTCCCGGACACGTTCCAATAGATCAAATACCCGCTCAGATAAAGCTAATGAAGGTGGCTACTGATAATGCCCCAGTTTACGTCCTGGGACCTCTTGTGACGGATATATTCCCAGGATACGACCACATAGCCGGGGCAATAGGAGGGGCAATAGCCGCCCTAAATGGTGCGGACTTCCTATGCTACGTCACGCCAGCGGAGCACCTTGGCCTGCCGACGGTGGAGCACGTTAAAGAGGGTGTTATTGCAACGAAACTTGCTGCCCATGCGGTAAACCTCACGAGGTTTGAAGAGGACTACAGAAAAGACTATTTAATGAGTGTAGCAAGGGGAACCTTGAACTGGGCCAAACAATATGAGCTCGCCATGGACAAGGAGAAGTTCATCGAGATAAGGAAAGAGAGGCCAACAAAAACAGAGGCGTGCTCAATGTGCGGTGACCTGTGCGCGATAAAGCTGATCAACGATATGCTCAGGAAATAACCTCTATATCACGTGTCATGACCTACGAGCATGAAAGTTTCAACCTTCGAAGTTACTTCCCGCTATGTTTATTCATCTTTAAGGAGGAGATTAGTTCAGATTTTAGGGGAGGGATTAAAGCAAGGAACAACTGAGCTCAAGGTACTTGAAGAAAGACAATGGGGAGCACTAATTGATGTTGAGCATTTAAAGACATCGATGAGGGCTGGAGAGATAGCAGAGTGGCTTCCTCCCTTTGGGGTTCCTACGGGAATCATCCTCCGCATGGTTGTCCTTACTTCGCCGGACAGATTGATGTCACTAGGTCGGCTCAGAGCAGCTCTCTTAAGATATAAAAAGTGATAAAGGAGAGGTCCACCGAATATGAGGTCCATGGGCCCCTTGTAAAGCTAACCTTAAAAATGGTGGGGAAAGGACACATATTTTTCACTTCCTCATAGATTCAACCCCGAATTCAGAGGAGTGCGATATCTGCTTTGAGCTGTTTACATAAGCAAATACCATAAGTAGGATTATCTCGTACGCTTCTAAGAGTGCTGTCGAAGGCCAGGGAATCCCTAAGCCTACCAAGGCCAGGATAAAGAGAGTTATGGAGATCTTCTTAACGAAACTGAAACTTCCCAAACCATAAATCAGGATACCCAGAAAGAACTGAACGAAAAAGTACGTTGAAACGAAAACATGAGGCTCAGTTCCCGAATGAAATACTCCAATTAGTGCCAGAAAAATAGCGGACACGCTTATATAAGCACCACCAACCGTTTGAAGCTTGTTCCTGGCATCAACAATTAAGGATATAGTGAAGGCAAATAAGAACACCGCCGAAATTATTAGTCCGAGATTATAAATCCAAGGAGCGGTGGCCTTTGGATTTCCAAGATCACTTAAAGCGTTCTTGAAGAAAGAAAACCAGGGATTTCTTGAGATACTAATGACTACGGACAACCAATAAACTAAACCCGCCAGTATTCCGGATTTAGCACATAGGCTCCTAATAAATTGACCTGAACGTAATCTCTTCAACTCTAGCATAAGTGGACAACCTCACCAATCCAATAACATCTTCCAACCCCATAACTAGGAAAGAGATAAGAGAGGAATAAAAAGTTACTCCTTCGGCTTTAGGACGTACGTTGAAATCACTGCAACTATAAGTGTCACTATGAACGTCATTAGCCTTGCCGAAACCTTCGCTTCAAGGCCAGCACTTATCCAGAATATCGTGAAGAGTAGGCCTGCAATTATCGTGGGTGGAACTGCTCTAGCATGGAACTTCTTCCAAAACAGGGTTAGAACTACTATCACGGAGAACGTGTCTCCAATTCCCGCCCAGGTGTAGCCGACTATGGTGTATATAAGCTTCGTTGGAACGAGATAAGCCGTAGCCAAAGCTAGGAGACCGAGGGTTATCGTTGTAAGTCTCGACATTCGGAGGCTCTTCCTTTCATCAACATTGCCACCATAGACGAAGGGCTTCAGAAAGTTCTCTGAAAGCTCGGTTGCTGAAAGTATCAGGAGAGAGTCTGCAGTTGAAAGCATCGCAGCAATTGCTCCTGTGATGAAGACTGCTGCAATTGCCGGAGGGAACAGCTTAAGCATTACAGATGGCATGACATTTTCCCTGTCGGCTAATCCATTCGGCCCAAATATGGCTAAGCCAATCCAACCGATCATGAGAGCGCCGATGTAAGCCAAGATCGTCCACGCGATACCGACATTTCTTGCAAGCTTTGCGTTCTTCTCATCCTTTATTGCCATGAACCTTATGCTCAACTGAGGCATTCCCCCTAGATAGCCGAAGAACCATGAAAGTTCTGCTATGACGAAGATTAGAGCAGCAGAACCCGTCAGGCCTCCCAGAATGCTTGAATACTTCGGTCCAGCAAGTTTTAAAGCCTCAGTAACTGAGCTGGCGAAGAGGCCAGGATGAGTTGCAATGTAAATTACACCAACTATTGGGGCAACTGTAAGAGTTAGGATCATGACTATAGCCTGGACTGTATCCGTGTACGCAACGCTCTGAAGACCTCCGAGGACAGTGTAGGGGAGGATTATCATTGCAGTAATCAGCATTCCCATTTTAGGATCAATCCCAAAGAGAACATTGAGCGTCTTTCCACCACCTATGAACTGGGCACCCACGTAGAAGAAAAAGAAGAATGCTATTGTCAAGCTACCCAGTACCCTTATCCACTTTCCAGACTCCTCGTGCCTCTTGGCAATGTAGTCTATGAATGTTCTTGCGTCATATTTCTCGGCTTCTCTCCTCAATCTTCCAGCGAAAACTGCCCAAGCGACGATAATACCGGCAACACAACCTATAGCAACCCAGATTGCCGAAAGCCCTGCCGCATAAGCGAGGCCCGGAAGGCCAAGTAGGGCCCATGCTGACTCTCCAGTGGCCCTCTCTGACAAAGCGGCCACCCATCCTGGGAGCCTTCTACCGGCTATTGCGAAGTCCTTTCCGCTCTTGGCCTTCCTACCTTGGTAAACACCTAATCCTATCAAGAAGAACAGGTATAATACAAGGACGGTTAATATCTGTGCATGGACATCCATATTGCACGTCCCTCCCCATCTTTGTCAGATGTTTAATAATTGAACATTGGTATATAACGTTTTTTGAATATAAGTTCAATTGTTACGTGCAATTGTAGAATTACTAGTAAGATTTGAGTGCATTCTCCGAAAAATATTCAGTAAATATTCGTTGAATATAAACCAAACAGTTTACACTGTGTCAAATATCATCGGAAATTTTTCAAAATACTAAAATGGGTACAGCTGAAGCTAGGAGTAGAGTAAGAAAAAGAATTTTTCCTTACTAAACCACTGAGCAAAAATCTTCTGCCATATGACGTCATGGTCATCTAAAAATCAAACCTAGCAGGTTCGAAAATCATGACGATATGGTGAGCATAGAAAACTTTATATGATATGTGGCAAGTTATCTTGTGGTGATGGTATGGTTAACATTTTGGTAAGGAAGATACTTGACGAACCTGAGCTCTACCTGATAAGGGTTAACGATGACGAGATAAAGTACTTTGAAGCGACTTGGTACATCCCTGAGGGAATAACGTACAATTCTTATCTTATGAAACTTGGTAATGCAATAGTATTGTTTGACACCGTAAAAAGAGATTATACGGAGATGTTTTTGAAAGAGCTGGAGAGGCTTGTTGATCTCAGGGAGATAACTCACATAATAGTGCACCACACTGAGCCTGACCATAGTGGTGCCCTCTCCAAAGTTCTTGAGGCAAATGAATACAAGGCCAAAGTTATTGGAACGGCATTTGCAAGGAACCTTCTGGAGGGTTTCTATGGGAAAGAAGTTGTAAAGAACTTCCAAGTCGTTAGGGATGGAGAAGAGCTTAGAATAGGAACCAAAACTTTCAGATTTATAACTATCCCATGGCTTCACTGGCCCGACGCGATGATAACGTACGTTGTTGAAGATAAGCTAATATTCAGCTGCGACGCTGGAGGGGGCTATTCAATTCCGAGGGAGATAGATGACTCAAATGAAGATGTCGTAAGAGAGTATCTCCCATACGTTACCAAGTACGTTGTCACCGTGATTGGCCACTATCATAAATATATAGTCCAGAACATCGAGAAGCTAAAGAGGCTCGGAATTATAGATAATGCCAAGATGATTCTTCCTGGACACGGTTTAATTTGGAGGAAGAACCCTAGGAGAATATTTGAACACTACGAGCGTATAGGAGCAGGAATCCCAGAAAAAGGCAAGGTTCTCGTAATTTACGATTCAATGTATGGTTTCGTAGAGGAAAGAATGAAAATAGTTATAGATGAACTTAAGAAGCTTGGTAAGAAACCTATCGTTTACAGGTTCACCGATAGAGAAAACCCAGCGATAGCCGATATCCTTGGGGAAGTCCCTACTGCCGAGGCAATAGTTATCGGGGCCTCGACGTTTGAGGCAGATATTCACCCCAGGATCAGGTACACCCTGTTTGAAATACTTGATAAGGCCAACTATGAAAAACCCGTCCTTATAATTGGAGCTTTTGGCTGGGGTGGAGTTGCCGGAAGGAAGATTGAAACTTTAATTGCAAGGAGCAAGTTTGATCACGTGGCAACGATAGAGAGCAAGGGCAGACCAACCAAGGAGGATAGGGAGAAGATTAGAGAAGCCATCAATGCTCTATTTTAATCCTCTATTTTTCTGGAATGAGCACAACTGCATTCTTCGTTATCTCATATCCCCATGATTTCAAATTATATTCCATAAAAGGGCTCCTTATTATTGTGAGTATCCTTTTGATCGAAACTCCAACGACTTTGACCTCAAACTTAAT from Pyrococcus kukulkanii includes the following:
- a CDS encoding FprA family A-type flavoprotein: MVNILVRKILDEPELYLIRVNDDEIKYFEATWYIPEGITYNSYLMKLGNAIVLFDTVKRDYTEMFLKELERLVDLREITHIIVHHTEPDHSGALSKVLEANEYKAKVIGTAFARNLLEGFYGKEVVKNFQVVRDGEELRIGTKTFRFITIPWLHWPDAMITYVVEDKLIFSCDAGGGYSIPREIDDSNEDVVREYLPYVTKYVVTVIGHYHKYIVQNIEKLKRLGIIDNAKMILPGHGLIWRKNPRRIFEHYERIGAGIPEKGKVLVIYDSMYGFVEERMKIVIDELKKLGKKPIVYRFTDRENPAIADILGEVPTAEAIVIGASTFEADIHPRIRYTLFEILDKANYEKPVLIIGAFGWGGVAGRKIETLIARSKFDHVATIESKGRPTKEDREKIREAINALF
- the thiC gene encoding phosphomethylpyrimidine synthase ThiC, encoding MTQIEQAKRGIITDEMMQIAQKEGINPEKLRKLVARGHTVIFRNKVHDWVKPVAVGQGVRVKINANIGTSRDIVNVEEEIKKAQIAVKYGADTIMDLSTGGDLDEIRRKIMKAVNVPVGTVPIYQAAEEMLAKGKAIIEMSEEDMWKAVEKHFKDGVDFATIHVGVTKEVVEKMKRAKRVVGMVSRGGTFLAAWILYWDEENPFYKNYDYLLELAKEYDVVLSLGDGLRPGGLPDAGDELQVAELYTLGRLVRRAREAGVQTMVEGPGHVPIDQIPAQIKLMKVATDNAPVYVLGPLVTDIFPGYDHIAGAIGGAIAALNGADFLCYVTPAEHLGLPTVEHVKEGVIATKLAAHAVNLTRFEEDYRKDYLMSVARGTLNWAKQYELAMDKEKFIEIRKERPTKTEACSMCGDLCAIKLINDMLRK
- a CDS encoding sodium/proline symporter, translating into MDVHAQILTVLVLYLFFLIGLGVYQGRKAKSGKDFAIAGRRLPGWVAALSERATGESAWALLGLPGLAYAAGLSAIWVAIGCVAGIIVAWAVFAGRLRREAEKYDARTFIDYIAKRHEESGKWIRVLGSLTIAFFFFFYVGAQFIGGGKTLNVLFGIDPKMGMLITAMIILPYTVLGGLQSVAYTDTVQAIVMILTLTVAPIVGVIYIATHPGLFASSVTEALKLAGPKYSSILGGLTGSAALIFVIAELSWFFGYLGGMPQLSIRFMAIKDEKNAKLARNVGIAWTILAYIGALMIGWIGLAIFGPNGLADRENVMPSVMLKLFPPAIAAVFITGAIAAMLSTADSLLILSATELSENFLKPFVYGGNVDERKSLRMSRLTTITLGLLALATAYLVPTKLIYTIVGYTWAGIGDTFSVIVVLTLFWKKFHARAVPPTIIAGLLFTIFWISAGLEAKVSARLMTFIVTLIVAVISTYVLKPKE
- a CDS encoding DUF998 domain-containing protein — its product is MLELKRLRSGQFIRSLCAKSGILAGLVYWLSVVISISRNPWFSFFKNALSDLGNPKATAPWIYNLGLIISAVFLFAFTISLIVDARNKLQTVGGAYISVSAIFLALIGVFHSGTEPHVFVSTYFFVQFFLGILIYGLGSFSFVKKISITLFILALVGLGIPWPSTALLEAYEIILLMVFAYVNSSKQISHSSEFGVESMRK